From a single Labrenzia sp. PHM005 genomic region:
- a CDS encoding sterol desaturase family protein has product MAALEFALPKRGQPLGRVKRWPTNWALVVIDAALVRLIFPIGGVGLALLAQDRGWGLFGWLDWSGAVAWIFAFVVLDFAVWLQHLASHKIPVFWRIHRMHHADSEVDVSTALRFHPIEILLSFIWKGAIIIALGGPAEAVLVFEIVLNGAALFNHANASLPLWLDKVLRLAIVTPDMHRVHHSIRRSETDSNYGFNLSVWDRLFGTYVAQPKLGHDGMELGLGPELTPKAHQLPFSLVIPFLSAERRTERSEINKS; this is encoded by the coding sequence ATGGCGGCTTTGGAGTTTGCGTTGCCCAAACGGGGGCAACCGTTAGGGCGGGTAAAGCGCTGGCCAACCAATTGGGCGCTTGTTGTAATCGATGCGGCACTGGTTCGGCTGATTTTCCCGATCGGGGGTGTTGGACTGGCGCTATTGGCCCAGGACCGTGGGTGGGGGCTTTTCGGATGGCTAGATTGGTCCGGTGCCGTGGCTTGGATTTTTGCGTTCGTTGTTCTTGATTTTGCCGTTTGGCTGCAACATTTGGCTTCCCACAAAATCCCAGTCTTTTGGCGCATTCACCGCATGCATCATGCGGATTCTGAGGTGGATGTCTCGACCGCTTTACGCTTTCATCCGATTGAGATTTTGCTGTCCTTTATCTGGAAGGGCGCAATAATTATCGCGCTGGGCGGACCGGCCGAAGCGGTGCTGGTTTTTGAAATCGTTCTGAATGGCGCTGCGCTCTTTAATCATGCGAATGCGTCGCTTCCACTTTGGCTCGACAAGGTACTGAGACTGGCCATTGTGACACCTGACATGCACCGGGTTCATCATTCGATCCGCCGAAGCGAAACGGATTCGAATTATGGATTTAACCTGTCGGTATGGGACCGTTTGTTCGGGACTTATGTCGCTCAACCGAAGCTGGGACACGATGGGATGGAGCTAGGCCTGGGGCCAGAGCTCACACCCAAGGCGCATCAGTTGCCTTTCAGTCTTGTTATTCCATTTCTCAGCGCCGAACGCCGGACAGAACGCTCTGAAATCAATAAAAGCTGA
- a CDS encoding alpha/beta family hydrolase, with protein sequence MTDFLWTRPETDPSATLLLAHGAGAPMDSTFMDKLATALASNGIASARFEFAYMAGRRTGGSKRPPPKADKLIGEFQTALQSLLSQSEGPILLGGKSMGGRVAAMLAGGGSLPARVKGVCCFGYPFHPTGKPDADWRLLPLEDAKRPVLVLQGDRDPFGNKAEIDEVTLPGSVSLTYLEDGNHDFGPRGKSPATLDGNISAAAEAVAAFTSGL encoded by the coding sequence ATGACAGACTTCCTTTGGACACGGCCGGAAACCGATCCATCCGCTACACTGCTTCTGGCACATGGAGCCGGCGCTCCTATGGATTCGACTTTCATGGACAAATTGGCCACCGCTCTTGCGTCAAACGGAATCGCAAGTGCCCGGTTTGAATTCGCCTATATGGCTGGACGCCGGACTGGAGGTTCCAAAAGGCCGCCGCCAAAAGCCGACAAGCTGATTGGAGAGTTTCAGACCGCATTACAAAGCTTGTTGAGCCAATCTGAAGGCCCAATTCTGCTTGGCGGAAAGTCCATGGGCGGCCGCGTTGCGGCAATGCTTGCTGGCGGCGGGTCTCTCCCTGCCCGCGTCAAAGGTGTGTGTTGCTTTGGTTATCCGTTCCATCCAACTGGAAAACCGGACGCTGACTGGCGTCTTTTACCGCTTGAGGATGCCAAACGGCCGGTTCTGGTCCTGCAGGGTGATCGGGATCCGTTCGGCAATAAGGCTGAGATTGATGAAGTGACACTGCCTGGCTCTGTGTCATTGACGTACCTTGAAGATGGCAATCACGACTTTGGGCCACGTGGCAAATCGCCAGCCACGCTCGACGGCAACATATCAGCCGCCGCAGAAGCCGTCGCAGCATTCACTTCAGGGCTTTGA
- a CDS encoding efflux RND transporter permease subunit, with amino-acid sequence MVRHLKPHGFLEMLVRHSNAANLIMAVMVLFGAYGLAKLNTQFFPTVKIDTIAVAITWPGASAEDVTSNILEVLEPELRFFEGLEEFESYGREGSASIRMEFVEGTDLQKALSDVEQAVSGITTLPLDSETPIISAATFTDGVATLALRGPFPEESLKVFARQMRDDLLARGIDKVELKGYRAPEYLVEIPERELRRLDITISDVAQQIAGNTVDLPAGSLDGAVERQIRALSEERSPQAVGRVEVKSFASGEKTQVDDIGTVLRDFDDNENQGFSKGSRAIELEILRVETTDTLKAAQIVDDYLSEIRPQLPQSLEVLKYDVRADAVKGRITLLLENGLTGLVLVVGILFLFLNARIALWVAAGIPVAMMATLGILWLMGESINMISMFALIMMLGVIVDDAIVVGEHTATRQAMGDDPDEAAINGATTMLAPIFAASLTTIAAFVPILLIGGVLGQIMGTLPVVVVAVVIASLIECFLVLPGHLSHALATRRGWNWWRVVLIAGAPAFFLSALASQPDISVPPFLDVIDDPLRALKDTVGLVPFEIIIVAVAFVVALGFEAFLMMLRQSRRRAGRRGQPSWFRRGFDAGFNWIRDYPFHAFVTAAVHWRYVTLSVAIAAMVLAVGLLQGGRVGFTFFPSPEAENLTASIFFHAGIPEEEAIAGINRIEDALKKAEATISGDNGEQLVVATYATLGRAGNNRGDNVANIAVQLSRSEERTVRTPAIVRAWRAAVPDIPGIARVAIAERRGGPPGRDLDIRLTGADLQDLKAAAQELQQELSAFPGTSAVEDDLPYGKPELLVELTPRGRALGFTVESAARQIRNAFEGNIARRFAEGDEEVTVRVRQQIDVAGTAALRQLSLRTPAGDFVPMTEVVNLTDSQGFSVILRREGKTVVSVVADIDSTLTSNNQIIAELEQQFLPDLVQKYGLDYSFAGRAEEQANAFSELMTGVLMAVAGIYIILAAIFGSYSRPIIVMSIIPFGIVGAIVGHYLMGFKLTILSMIGLLGLAGILVNNSIILVARFEERRASGEDLDIAAISSSCDRLRAVLLTSMTTIGGLLPLMFETSLQAQFLLPMAITIVFGLATATALVLVLVPALLQIGDDIAGLIQLRHKKRLHGAGSGVRDLTPAE; translated from the coding sequence ATGGTTCGACACCTGAAGCCTCACGGGTTTTTGGAGATGCTGGTCCGGCATTCTAATGCCGCCAACTTGATCATGGCCGTTATGGTGCTGTTTGGCGCTTATGGTCTCGCCAAGCTCAACACCCAGTTTTTTCCAACAGTCAAGATCGATACCATTGCCGTGGCAATTACCTGGCCAGGTGCCAGTGCTGAGGATGTCACGTCCAACATTCTAGAGGTCCTCGAACCGGAACTCCGGTTTTTTGAAGGGTTGGAAGAGTTCGAATCCTATGGTCGTGAAGGCAGTGCATCAATCCGCATGGAATTTGTGGAAGGGACTGATCTGCAAAAAGCGCTGTCGGATGTAGAGCAGGCCGTTTCCGGTATAACGACTTTACCGTTGGATTCTGAAACGCCCATCATTTCTGCGGCAACCTTTACCGACGGTGTCGCAACATTAGCCTTACGTGGTCCATTTCCGGAAGAATCCCTCAAAGTTTTTGCGCGCCAGATGCGCGATGATCTTCTGGCGCGTGGGATCGATAAGGTCGAGCTGAAAGGGTACCGCGCACCAGAATATCTGGTTGAAATTCCAGAACGAGAATTGCGCAGACTTGATATCACTATTTCCGATGTCGCCCAGCAAATCGCCGGAAATACGGTCGACCTTCCGGCCGGCAGTTTGGATGGTGCGGTCGAACGTCAAATCCGAGCGCTATCGGAAGAGCGGTCTCCGCAAGCAGTCGGCCGGGTGGAGGTCAAATCGTTTGCTTCCGGTGAAAAGACCCAAGTCGATGATATCGGAACGGTTCTTCGTGATTTCGATGACAACGAAAACCAGGGGTTCTCAAAGGGATCTCGTGCCATTGAACTGGAAATCTTGAGGGTCGAAACCACCGATACACTCAAGGCTGCACAAATCGTTGACGATTACCTCTCTGAGATTAGGCCGCAACTGCCGCAAAGCCTTGAAGTTCTAAAGTATGATGTGCGCGCAGATGCTGTGAAAGGTCGGATTACGCTTCTCCTGGAAAATGGCCTCACCGGATTGGTGCTCGTTGTTGGAATCCTGTTTTTATTCTTGAATGCGCGGATTGCCCTCTGGGTGGCTGCAGGGATCCCCGTTGCCATGATGGCGACGCTCGGGATCCTGTGGTTGATGGGTGAAAGCATCAACATGATTTCGATGTTCGCCCTGATCATGATGCTCGGGGTTATTGTCGATGATGCGATTGTTGTCGGCGAACATACGGCGACGCGTCAGGCCATGGGCGATGACCCCGACGAAGCAGCGATCAATGGCGCAACGACCATGCTTGCTCCGATATTCGCGGCCAGCCTGACCACAATCGCTGCCTTTGTGCCGATATTGCTCATTGGCGGGGTTCTCGGCCAGATTATGGGCACACTTCCCGTAGTCGTCGTCGCCGTTGTGATCGCGTCCCTCATCGAGTGTTTTCTGGTCCTGCCCGGCCATTTGTCTCACGCACTTGCCACGCGCCGGGGTTGGAACTGGTGGCGGGTTGTTTTGATTGCTGGTGCACCAGCGTTTTTCTTAAGTGCTCTTGCCAGCCAGCCGGACATCTCGGTTCCGCCATTCCTTGATGTCATTGATGATCCGTTGCGCGCTCTGAAGGACACGGTCGGGCTGGTTCCATTCGAAATTATCATCGTTGCAGTTGCATTCGTAGTCGCGCTCGGTTTTGAAGCCTTCTTGATGATGTTACGGCAGTCGCGCCGACGGGCGGGGCGGCGGGGTCAGCCGAGCTGGTTCCGGCGTGGATTTGATGCGGGTTTCAACTGGATACGAGACTATCCGTTCCATGCATTCGTGACGGCAGCGGTTCACTGGCGATATGTCACGTTGTCGGTCGCGATCGCAGCAATGGTTCTGGCTGTGGGGCTCCTCCAGGGCGGCCGGGTCGGATTTACATTCTTTCCGTCGCCAGAAGCGGAGAACTTAACCGCGTCGATCTTTTTCCATGCCGGTATTCCGGAGGAAGAAGCGATTGCAGGGATCAACCGCATTGAGGACGCCTTGAAAAAGGCAGAGGCTACAATTTCCGGCGACAACGGCGAGCAGCTGGTCGTTGCGACCTACGCAACGCTTGGACGTGCAGGAAACAACAGAGGCGACAATGTTGCCAACATCGCTGTCCAGCTCAGCCGGTCGGAAGAGCGGACAGTGCGTACGCCTGCGATTGTTCGCGCGTGGCGTGCCGCGGTACCAGACATTCCTGGTATTGCTCGGGTGGCGATTGCTGAGCGCCGGGGTGGGCCTCCGGGCCGAGACCTGGATATCCGGCTGACTGGCGCTGACCTGCAGGACTTAAAGGCCGCAGCGCAGGAATTGCAGCAAGAGCTCTCGGCCTTCCCCGGAACCAGCGCGGTGGAAGACGATCTGCCTTACGGAAAACCGGAGCTGCTTGTTGAATTGACACCCCGCGGCCGGGCGCTTGGCTTCACGGTAGAAAGTGCTGCCCGCCAGATCCGCAATGCTTTTGAAGGCAACATTGCCCGGCGGTTCGCAGAAGGTGACGAAGAAGTTACGGTCCGGGTGCGTCAGCAGATCGACGTGGCGGGTACTGCGGCTCTACGGCAATTGTCTCTTCGCACTCCCGCTGGCGACTTCGTTCCGATGACAGAAGTTGTCAATCTAACGGATTCCCAAGGTTTCTCCGTGATTTTGCGCCGGGAAGGCAAGACAGTTGTTTCGGTGGTCGCTGATATCGACAGCACGCTGACCTCGAACAACCAAATCATTGCCGAGCTTGAACAACAGTTTCTGCCAGATCTCGTGCAGAAATATGGTTTGGATTACTCTTTCGCCGGGCGCGCGGAAGAACAAGCGAATGCGTTTTCTGAGCTGATGACCGGAGTTCTGATGGCCGTTGCCGGGATCTACATTATCCTGGCTGCGATCTTCGGCAGTTATTCGCGTCCCATCATCGTGATGTCGATTATCCCGTTTGGTATCGTTGGCGCGATTGTCGGCCACTACCTGATGGGTTTTAAACTGACCATCCTGAGCATGATTGGTTTGCTTGGGCTGGCCGGCATTCTGGTGAACAACTCCATCATTCTGGTGGCGCGGTTTGAAGAACGCCGGGCCAGCGGAGAAGATCTTGATATAGCTGCCATCAGCTCAAGCTGCGACCGCTTGAGGGCTGTGCTTTTAACGTCGATGACGACTATCGGTGGCTTGCTGCCGCTGATGTTTGAAACCAGTCTTCAAGCGCAGTTCCTGCTGCCAATGGCGATCACAATTGTCTTTGGTTTGGCAACGGCGACGGCTCTGGTTCTGGTCTTGGTCCCTGCTTTGCTGCAGATTGGTGATGATATCGCCGGGTTAATTCAGCTGCGCCACAAAAAGCGCTTGCACGGAGCGGGCAGCGGCGTGCGGGATCTAACGCCAGCCGAGTGA
- a CDS encoding efflux RND transporter periplasmic adaptor subunit, whose product MLQSVDPETGKAPSAEVLPPIGRQPTTFDRTKLVLKAVLQALIAFAILFGAFQGMNHLIATRPEVPKRPVQEKSYAVKTVEVEQGDHAPMISVYGETLAGREVDLRALVGGEIVEVHPNLKAGGKVEKGETLISIDRFDYEGAVTEARANLAEGQAALVENEGRVALEKANLVRAGEQLAFAERDLVRAEELLGRGAATERTVDDRKLLVSQRQQNLERSENTLALEEAKVIQQRASVERLEWRLENAQRQLENTVLTAPFDAIVRSSAAEPGRLVSVNDAIVSLYDSGEFEARFILSDNQYGRLIAETGSVVGRPVDVTWYLGDQPVIYPATVGRIGADVASNRGGVDLIATIDMSAASVPLRPGAFVEISIPDQTYADSFRVPEAAYYGEGTVYVIENSRLTARDVRALAIDDGFILVEGDLQPGETLLVTRIPEAGDGLLVKDVDAVQPVASHSAGASDQSATQTAQ is encoded by the coding sequence ATGTTGCAATCCGTCGACCCGGAAACCGGCAAGGCACCGAGTGCGGAAGTCCTTCCCCCCATAGGACGGCAACCGACCACGTTTGACCGGACGAAGTTGGTCCTGAAAGCCGTGCTTCAGGCGCTCATCGCCTTTGCCATCCTCTTCGGCGCATTTCAGGGCATGAATCACTTGATTGCCACTCGGCCGGAGGTTCCCAAGCGGCCAGTTCAAGAGAAGAGTTACGCGGTCAAAACTGTTGAGGTTGAACAAGGCGACCATGCGCCGATGATTTCGGTCTACGGTGAGACGCTGGCAGGCCGGGAAGTAGATCTGAGAGCGCTCGTTGGCGGGGAGATTGTCGAGGTTCACCCAAACCTGAAAGCCGGCGGCAAGGTCGAAAAAGGCGAAACCCTCATCTCGATTGACCGGTTTGATTATGAAGGCGCCGTGACTGAAGCCCGCGCCAATCTAGCTGAAGGGCAGGCGGCTCTGGTGGAGAACGAGGGCCGGGTGGCGTTGGAAAAGGCCAATCTTGTGCGCGCGGGCGAGCAGCTGGCCTTTGCCGAGCGCGATCTTGTGCGGGCCGAAGAGCTGCTTGGGCGGGGTGCGGCAACCGAGCGGACGGTGGATGACCGCAAGTTGCTTGTCTCCCAACGTCAGCAGAACCTTGAGCGATCTGAAAACACACTTGCCTTGGAAGAGGCAAAGGTCATTCAGCAGCGCGCTTCAGTTGAGCGCTTGGAATGGCGTCTGGAGAACGCTCAGCGCCAATTGGAAAACACAGTCCTAACAGCGCCCTTTGACGCGATTGTCAGGTCTTCGGCAGCCGAGCCAGGACGGTTGGTCAGTGTCAACGATGCGATTGTTTCGCTTTATGACAGCGGTGAATTCGAGGCGCGGTTCATATTGTCGGACAATCAATACGGCCGATTGATTGCAGAAACTGGCTCGGTCGTTGGCCGTCCGGTCGACGTGACCTGGTATCTCGGTGATCAGCCCGTGATCTATCCGGCAACAGTTGGCCGGATTGGCGCAGATGTTGCCAGCAACCGCGGTGGTGTCGACCTCATCGCAACGATTGATATGAGCGCGGCTTCAGTGCCCCTTCGTCCGGGCGCTTTTGTTGAAATTTCCATTCCAGATCAAACTTATGCAGACAGTTTCCGGGTCCCAGAAGCCGCTTACTATGGCGAAGGAACGGTTTATGTCATCGAAAATAGCCGGCTCACAGCGAGAGATGTCAGAGCCCTTGCGATAGACGATGGCTTTATTCTTGTCGAAGGTGATCTTCAGCCCGGTGAAACTCTGCTGGTAACGCGAATTCCGGAAGCCGGTGACGGCCTTCTTGTGAAGGACGTTGATGCGGTCCAGCCGGTGGCAAGCCACTCGGCCGGGGCCTCTGATCAATCAGCAACTCAAACCGCCCAATAA